One Elaeis guineensis isolate ETL-2024a chromosome 10, EG11, whole genome shotgun sequence genomic window carries:
- the LOC105050556 gene encoding protein GRAVITROPIC IN THE LIGHT 1 yields MANKVTHISDLIHRVACSCLTHHLAGAYGLERCDSVDGETEEEDAVEEEEEEKEENGLKIWEEEKGAGPGRVSVCVREMETLMGEVFDAVSAVKRAYVSLQEAHCPWDPDKMRVADAAVVAELRRLGRLRDRFRRTGFGASAAAAAATPLREAVAPYEAALDDLKKELKAKDAEVESLKEKLRSTSIGGFGRKRRLHSSRRVGCINGLGAPAMPTPELFETYMEEVKSASKSFTGHLLSLMRSARWDIAATVRSIIEGGDGAIDHNPAIAEVDPHHAKHALESYVNRKVFHGFENETFYIEGSLTSLLRPAEFRNDCFAQFKDMRGMDPAELLGVLPTCQFGRFAAKKYLAIVHPKMEESLFGGVEQRRQVMAGAHPRTGFYGEFLRLAKPVWLLHLLAFALDPAPNHFEASKGAEFHPEYMESVVRFADGRFPPGWVVGFSVSPGFKLGNGSVVRARVYLVPRAQGV; encoded by the exons ATGGCGAATAAGGTGACCCACATCTCCGATTTGATCCACCGGGTCGCCTGCTCTTGTCTCACCCACCATCTCGCCGGAGCCTACGGACTCGAAAGATGCGACAGCGTCGACGGGGAAACAGAAGAGGAGGACGCtgtggaggaggaggaagaagagaaggaggagAATGGACTCAAGATCTGGGAAGAGGAGAAGGGCGCTGGTCCTGGTAGAGTGTCGGTGTGTGTGAGGGAGATGGAGACACTGATGGGAGAGGTGTTCGACGCGGTTTCGGCGGTGAAGAGGGCCTACGTCAGCCTCCAGGAGGCTCACTGCCCGTGGGACCCGGATAAGATGAGGGTCGCCGACGCGGCAGTCGTGGCAGAGCTGAGGAGGCTCGGGAGGCTTCGGGATCGTTTTCGAAGGACCGGTTTTGGtgcctccgccgccgccgccgccgccacgcCACTGAGGGAGGCGGTGGCCCCGTACGAGGCGGCGCTTGACGATCTGAAGAAGGAGCTCAAGGCCAAGGACGCGGAGGTGGAGAGTCTTAAGGAGAAGCTCCGGAGCACCTCTATTGGTGGTTTCGGCAGGAAGCGCCGGCTCCATTCCAGCAGGAGGGTCGGATGCATCAATGGTTTAG GGGCCCCGGCGATGCCCACTCCGGAGCTGTTCGAGACGTACATGGAGGAAGTGAAGTCGGCGTCCAAGTCCTTCACCGGCCACCTCCTCTCCCTAATGCGCTCCGCCCGCTGGGACATCGCTGCGACGGTGCGTTCCATCATCGAGGGCGGCGACGGCGCAATTGACCACAATCCAGCCATCGCCGAGGTGGATCCTCACCACGCAAAGCACGCGCTGGAGTCGTACGTGAACCGGAAAGTCTTCCACGGGTTCGAGAATGAGACGTTCTACATCGAGGGGTCCCTCACGTCGCTGCTCCGCCCGGCCGAGTTCCGGAACGACTGTTTCGCCCAGTTCAAAGACATGAGGGGGATGGACCCGGCGGAGCTGCTGGGCGTGCTCCCCACGTGCCAGTTCGGCCGGTTTGCGGCCAAGAAATATCTGGCCATCGTGCACCCGAAGATGGAGGAGTCGCTGTTCGGGGGCGTGGAGCAGCGGCGGCAGGTGATGGCCGGGGCCCACCCGAGGACGGGGTTCTACGGGGAGTTCCTGAGGCTGGCCAAGCCGGTGTGGCTGCTGCACCTGCTGGCCTTCGCGCTGGACCCGGCGCCCAACCACTTCGAGGCGAGCAAAGGGGCGGAGTTCCACCCGGAGTACATGGAGAGCGTCGTCCGGTTCGCAGACGGCCGGTTCCCGCCTGGCTGGGTGGTGGGGTTCTCCGTTAGCCCTGGATTCAAGCTCGGGAACGGGTCCGTGGTCAGGGCGAGGGTCTACCTTGTCCCAAGAGCACAAGGGGTGTAA